The genomic DNA CCTCTCGGATCTGTTGCGGATTCCCAACTTGGCGTCGGAGAGTTCCGCGGCGATGATGCGACGCACCAAGCAATTGCTGACGGGGATCGTTCCGGCGGATCGCGGCAAGGGATCCGAACCGCTGTTGATAGGATATGCGATCGCGAGCCTTGTCTATCGATTAGTGGTGATCGGTGCGATCCTGTTTGCGATCCACAAACTCGCAATCGCCTATCACCTGCAAATTCTCGCCTGGATGGTGACCGCGCCGATGTTGTTTGGTTTGCTTCGTGGCAGTTGGCGTCAGGTCGGTACGCTACGGCTTTCGAATTGGGAGCGGCGAGCGATGCGACGCGGACGTGTTGCGATCGTCAACCTGCTGGTGATCCTTCTGCTTGCGGCTGGATTATTGATTCCTTGGCCTCAGCGGATCGTGTTGCCGTTTATCGCCAAAGTCGGCGACCAACAAGACGTCTATATCGCCCAGCCTGGCAGCTTGATGTCGGTTGTCGCCGAGGGGACGCGGGTGAAGCGAGGTGATGCGATCGCCAGCCTGCGAAATCGCGAGCTGGATCTGGAGTTGGAATCGCTTGCCGCCGAGGAGACCACGCTGGAACAGCGGTTGGATCGCGTGGCATCGCTGCGCAGCGAAGATCCGACGGCCGCTGCGCAAATACCGGCGCTGCGAGAGTGGATCGCAGCGATCAAAGAAAAGATCGCGCTGCGAAAACGAGAACAAGCCGCTCTGCAGGTCGTCGCGCCGCGCGACGGGATGGTGTTTGCAGCCGCATCGCCTGGTGAATCGGCAACCGCAGCGGGGGGCGACGCCGGCTGGACCGGTTCGCTGTTGGATGATCGCAACCTCGGTTGCTTCCTGACGCGTGGAACTCATCTGTGTTCGATCGGATCTCCCGACGAACGAACCGTCGCGCTCTTCGCCTCGCACCGCGAGATCGGTTTCATTCGACTAGGACAGACGGTGGAATTACATCGGCTCGGGGCTCCCGGTGCCCGCGTGTCGGGCATCGTGACGCGGATCGATGCACAACCGGTCAGCCAGCTGCCGCATGAGCTGGTTGTCAATCAATTGGTGTCGGTCGAACCCAACGCCGGAAGCGGCGACCAGCCGATGGAGCCGACTTACCAAGTCGAGGTCGCGTTGTCGGATGTTGACCAGCCGCTGCGGCTGCGCGCGACCGGCAGCGCGCGAGTCCACGTCGGCTACCAATCACTGCTGCAACGTCTGTCGCGGTTTCTCGCCGATTCGCTGCGGTTTGAACTGAATCCCTGACCACCGCTGCAGCGACAAGCGATCTGGGATGCTGTCGGGGGGCGAGCTCCGCCGCGTGATTCGCTCGCGCTGCCCGAGCTGTAGGCGTGCGTGCTTTTGTTCTGGGCAGGGATTCCCTCAGGGCACACTTGTGTGACGGATTGTCTCGCCTTAAATGGCAACCATTTCATCTCCGATCAATTTGCGTAATGGTGGATCGGGTGCCTTCGTTTGCAGTGTTTTCTAATGCGGCGCGTTTTAATGGCGACGTTGACTTGATGAATTATGCAAAGTTGGCGGCTGCTTTTTAGCGATTGTTCGGCGTTTGGCATGTCAGCTGCAATAGTGAAAACGCAGTCGCGTGGGGCTCGGAAAGCTCCTTCCGATAGATCGGCGGTACTGTTCGGAGCCGTAAAACCCTCGGGGATCAAAAACAACTTTCGCGTCATATATAAGACGCTGATTCGATTCGATTATGAGTTCGGTACTGGGCGTCCGGTGAGTAGAGGTGTTGTTTATGGCGTCGGCCAATCGGTTTGGTGTGACTGTATCTGCTCGGGGTAGAGAAAGGTAGAGACAAGATGACTAGCTTTGTCGAACTGACGGGGGTGGGGAAGACCTATCAAGAGCCGCATGGTCGTGCGGTCATCGTCGAAAATTTTGATCTCAACATCGCCAAGGGGGAGTCTGTTTCTCTGCTGGGCGGATCCGGTTGCGGCAAGAGTACGATCCTGACGATGGTGGCAGGTTTGACCGCCATCACCGATGGCGGCATTCTCGTCGACGGTCATGGAGTTCACGGTCCTGGACCCGATCGCCGCGTGATCTTTTCGTCCCCCGGTCTGCTGCCGTGGATGACGGTGTTCGACAATGTGATGCTTTCGGTTCGGCAGGCCTGCCCCGAGGAGAGTGTCGAACAATGGCGGGCATCCGCCGACGACTATCTTGTCCAACTTGGACTCACCGCCACGCGAGATCGCAAGGCGATGACGCTCTCCACCGCGGCGCAACAGCGCGTTGGGATCGCCCGTTCGTTGGCGCTGAATCCTAAGATCTTGCTGTTGGACGATCCCTTCGATCAACTGGATTCCAAGGCGCGCCGAGAGCTTCAGGATGTGCTGTTGGATCTACAGGGACGCCATCGATTGACAACGTTGATGATCACGCGCGACGTCGAAGAGGCGTTGATTCTCAGCGACCGCGTCGTTCTGATGACCCACGCTCCCAAAGCGACAGTCGGTCGAATCATCGACGTTCCGTTTTCCCGTCCACGCTCGCGGACTGCATTGATGAAAGACGCTCGCTATCTCGAACTGCGACAGCAAATCAAAGCGTTCCTCGACGAAGAGGAACGCAACTGCGCCGCTTGATTGGCTGTAGAACCGCAGCGATCGATTTCCTCTTCAAACGGAAGTCAGCTTTCGTCTATCGCGGTTGGCATTGTTGAAACAGCTTCAGCGCAGCAACGGTCATCGGCACGTTATGGACTCGCAGAATGTGCATCCCTGCCGCGGCCATCGCTAGCGAAACGCCAACGGTTCCGGCGTCGCGAAGGATCAGATCGTCGCCGGTCTGTTTGCCGATAAAACCTTTCCGCGAGTGCCCGATCAAAATCGGCACGCCCAGCTTTAGGAACTCGGACACGCCCCGCAATAACTCGATGTT from Rosistilla oblonga includes the following:
- a CDS encoding ABC transporter ATP-binding protein gives rise to the protein MTSFVELTGVGKTYQEPHGRAVIVENFDLNIAKGESVSLLGGSGCGKSTILTMVAGLTAITDGGILVDGHGVHGPGPDRRVIFSSPGLLPWMTVFDNVMLSVRQACPEESVEQWRASADDYLVQLGLTATRDRKAMTLSTAAQQRVGIARSLALNPKILLLDDPFDQLDSKARRELQDVLLDLQGRHRLTTLMITRDVEEALILSDRVVLMTHAPKATVGRIIDVPFSRPRSRTALMKDARYLELRQQIKAFLDEEERNCAA